From Halorientalis litorea:
AGAGGAAGTACATCAGCGTGTTCGGCGAGTCGCGGATGGCCTCCATCGCGTCGCGCCACCCCTCCGCGAAGTGTTCGGGGTTGATTTTGAACTCGAACATCCCGAAAATGAAGTACTCCTCGTTCGGGATGATGGCCTCGCGGAAGACGCCCTCCTCGCGCATCCCGCGGATGGACTCGCTGACGGTGACGTGACTCACGTCGATGTCGTGGTCCTCCGCGAGGATGCGCGCGAGGTCACGCGAGGAGAGTTGTGGGTCCCGGGACAGTTCCCGCAGGATGAGTACGTCCCGCTCCTTGAAATCCCACTCCGGCCGCTCGCTGTCGTCCGTCACGCTGTGCCCTCCCATGTGCTGTGTGTCGTGTTCGTCATATCAGTTTAAAAATGTACTCACTTCGTCGGCGTATCGCTCCGGGCGGTCCTCGACGACCCAGTGGTAGGCGTCGAGTTCGACCACCTCGCCGCCAACGTCCTCGGCCAGTCGCTCGCCGTACGCCAGCGGTTGCATCACGTCGTCGGCCCCCCACAGACAGAGCAGGTCGGCGTCGATGGCTCCGTAGTCGATTTCCGTGGTGTGGTTCGTGTTGGTCGCCACGGCGTTGCGACACAGAGACACCTGTCCCGCCTCGCTGTCCCACGGGTGGGCGATGCCCTCGACGAACGCCTCGTCGGCCTCGTCGTAGAGTCCCTGCCGGAACGCGCCGTCGAGCGTCGCCACGAACTCCTCGTGGTCCTGTTCCGCCGTCTCCGGCAGGCCGAGGTCCGAGATGAACTGGACCGGCCACGAGTCGTAACAGACGGCGTTGGACATGACCAGCGAGGAGACGGCGTCGGGTTCGTGGGCCGCGTACCGCACCGCTGCACCGCCGCCGATGTCGTGGGCGACCAGCGCGCAGGTGTCGATACCCAACTGGGCCAGCAGGTCCGCGAGCATCTGCTCTTGGGCCCGCACCGACCGGTCGAACCCGTCGTGCATCGCGGAGTTGCCGTACCCCAGCATGTCCGGGACGACGACGCGGCGACCCGTGGCCGCGGCGACGGCGGGGGCCACGTCCCGCCAGAGAAACGACCACGTCGGAATCCCGTGCAAGAACACGACCGGCGGGTCGTCCGTCGCGTCGTCACCGTCGTCCGTCCAATAGGCGACGGTCAACTCGTGGCCGTCCACCGTCACCGTCCGCTCTGATTGCTCGTCGGTCCACTCCCCGTGTGTGTATCTCGTCATCGTTCGCGGTCGCTCCCCCCGTTCGTGGTGCCCGCGGCGTGGCCCCCGACGGCCACCTGTCTGTCCGCTAGCAGGACCGGCATACCACGCGGTTTGTTACCACTGGTAAAATAAGTTCCGGGATGCCCAAATGGTGTTAACTGTATAGGTGGGTGGTTTGGTAGGGGATTACTCCGCTTGCTCGCCCTCGCGCAACTCGAACTTCTGGACCTTCCCCGTCGTCGTCCGGGGCAGTTCCTCGACGAACTCCACTTCCCGGGGGTGTTTGTACTCCGCGAGGTGCTCCAGACAGTACTGCGTGATGTCCTCGGGGGTGGCCTCTGCATCCGGCGTCGGCACGCCGTCGGACTCGCCTCCCTCGTCCGACGAGCCCCCACTCGCGGCACTCGTGGGGACGATAAACGCTTTGACCGTCTCGCCGCGGCGTTCGTCGGGGATGCCGACGACGGCGGCGTCGGCCACGTCCGGGTGTTCGAAGAGCAACTCCTCGACTTCCCGGGGGTAGACGTTGTACCCGCCCGTGACTATCATGTGTTTCTCGCGGTCGACGACGTAGAAGAAGTTGTCCTCGTCCCAGTACCCGAGGTCCTCGGTGTGGAACCACGTCTTGCCCTCGGCCTCGGTGAACGCCTGCTCGTTGGCCTCGGGGCGGCCGTGATAGCCCTGCATCACGTTCGGGCCGGAGACGACGACTTCGCCGACCACGTCGTCCAAGTCAACTTCGTCTTCGTCGACGGGGCCTTCCTCGACGCGGGGCATCTCCTCGAAGTCGTGGTCGACGATTTTGGCGTCCACCCCGGGAATCGGCTTGCCGATGGACCCCTTCCGGCGGGCACCGGGGCGGTTGGCGTGGGTGATGGGGCTGGTCTCGGTCAGGCCGTACCCCTCGTTGAGTTGGATGCCGTAGATGTCCTCGAAGCGGTCGATGACCTCGATGGGGATGGAGGCCCCGCCGGAGTTGACGAACCGGAGGCTGGAGAGGTCGTAGTCGGCGGCGTCCGGTTGGTTGATGACGTCGTTGTACATCGCGGGGACGCCGTGCATGATGGTCAGCCCCTCGTCCTCGATGAGCGAGAGGGCCGTCTCGGCGTCCCACTCGGGCAGGGGGTAGTAGGTCGCACCGTTGTACAGGCCGGCGTTCATCACGACGGTCATGCCGTAGATGTGGAACAGCGGGAGGACGCCGAGCAGTTTGTCGCCGGGGCCGTAGTCCTCCTCCATCACGTCGCCGGCGTGGCGGGTCATCCAGCCGAGGTTCTCGTGGGTCAGGAGGACGCCCTTCGGGGTGCCCGTGGTCCCGGAGGTGTACGGCTGGGCGGCCACGTCGTCGTCAGCACGGTCGACCGTATCGAGGGTGTCCGCGGCGAGGAACTCGTCGAACTCGGTGGCTCCCTCGGCGTCGCCGCCGACGGCCACGACGGTCTCGACCCCGGTGTCGTCCTGTACCTCACGGACGAAGGGCAGGAGGTCCGCGAGTGCGACGACGGCCGTGGCCTCGCTGTCGCTGAGCATGTGTCCGATTTCCCGTGTCTTGTACTGGGGATTCATCGGGACGACGACGCCCCCGGCCCGCAGGACGCCGTAGTACGAGAGGACGAACTGTGGAAGGTTCGGGAGGTAGACGCCGACCCGGTCGCCCGGTTCGACGCCCGCGTCGGCAAACGCCTGAGCCAACTGCCCGGTCCGGTGCCACAACCCCTCGTAAGATATCTCCTGCCCCCGGAACGAGATGGCCGTCTGTTCGGGATATCGCTCGACTGCCTCCGCCACACCTGTCACGAGATTCGTCATCATCACAACGCAGGGCACACCCCACTAAAATAGTTCCCCCAAATGCGACCAGTGTTTTCTAGAATGGTCGAGAATGCTAACGCTGGTCACTTTCAGGCAAAAATGTCTTACGTCGGAAGCTATCCGCCGAGGTACGACTCCCGGATGTAGTCGTCGTCTCTGAGTTCCTCGGGCGGTCCCTCCCGGACGATTTCACCGTTCTCCAGCAGGTGAATTCGGTCGGCGTGGTTCATCGCGAAGGTGACGTTCTGCTCACAGAGCAGGACGGTCACGCCGGCCTCCTGTATCTGGTCGATGCCCTCGCTGATGTCCTGCAGGATGACCGGCGCGAGGCCGAGCGTCGGTTCGTCCAGTACCAGCAGGTCGGGGTCACCCATCAGCGCGCGCCCGATGGCGAGCATCTGCTGTTCGCCGCCGCTCATCGTGTTGGCGTGCTGGCTCTTGCGCTCTTCGAGCGTCGGGAACAGGTCGTAGACGAACGCCTTGCGTTCGGCCACGTCGCCCCGACGGTAGGCCCCCAATTCGAGGTTGTCCGCCACGTCCATGAATCCGAACAGGTCCCGGGACTCGGTGCAGTGGATGAGGCCCTGACTCACCAAGTCGTCCGGGTTCTGTCCCGCGACTTCCGCCCCGCGGAACTCGACGGACCCGTCGTACTCCTTGAACCCCGAGATGGTGTTCGCGAGCGTCGACTTGCCCGCACCGTTCGGGCCGATGACCGAGATAATCTCGCCCTCGGTCACGGTGAGGTCGACGCCACGGAGTGCCTGTACCTTCCCGTAGGACACTTGCAAGTCCGAGACGGTGACGACACTCTCGCGTCCCGTCTCCGTGACTGCCGCCGTGTCCGCGTCCGAACTCATATCTCGTCACCCCCGAGGTACGCCTCCTGCACGTCGGGGTTGTTCTTTATCTCCTCGGGCGTGCCCTCCGCCAGCAGCGACCCGAAGTTGATGACGATGGCGCGGTCGATGAGTTCGAGTAGGCCCCGCATGTTGTGGTCGACGACGACCAGCGTCAGCCCCTCCTCGCGGAGTTCGAGCAACAGGTCGGAGACGCTCTCGACTTCCGGGCCGGACAACCCGGCGAACGGCTCGTCGACCAGCAGCAGGTCGGGGTCCGAGGCGAGTGCCCGACCGAGTTCCAGACGGAGCAACCCTGCGTGAGGCAGTTCGTCGGGCATCATCTCGGTCCGGTCGCCGAGACCGACCCGCTCGCAAATCTGTATCGCCCGGCGTTTCGTCTCGCCGCGCAGCCCCTGCATCGAGAACAACTTGTCGGGCGTCAGCGCGAGCGCGACGTTCTTGACGACGGTCCGGTCCTCCAACGGACGGAACTCCTGGAACGTCCGGGCCAGCCCCTTCTTGACCATCGCGTGGGAGGCCGTCCCGGTGACGTCCTCGCCGCGGTAGTAAATCGTCCCCTCTGTCGGGGGGAACCGGCCGGTGACGCAGTTGAACGTCGTGGACTTGCCCGCGCCGTTCGGGCCGATGAACCCGAGTATCTCGTTCTCCTCGACGGCGAACGAGAGGTCCTGCACGGCCGTCAGGCCGCCGAACCGCTTCGTCACTTCGTCCAGCACGAGGACGCCGTCCTCGGGGCCGAACGCCCTGTCCGTCGCCGCGTCGTCGGCTGTGTCTGTCTCAGCGCTCATCGTCGTTCCTCCCGGTTAGCTCGCGTAGTTGCTCGGTGTAGTTCTCGTAGACCTGCACCAGCGGCGTCGTCCCGCCGTCGGCCGCTACCTCCTTCCCCGTCGTTCGCTCGACCACTCTGCCGCCGATGCCCACCGCCCAGCGGACGATGCCGCCGGGGAGGATGAACAGCAACGCCAGCGTGATGAGCGCGAACACGAGGAAGTTGATTTCCGACACCGGCGTGTTCAATACCGGAATGACGACATC
This genomic window contains:
- a CDS encoding Lrp/AsnC family transcriptional regulator, coding for MGGHSVTDDSERPEWDFKERDVLILRELSRDPQLSSRDLARILAEDHDIDVSHVTVSESIRGMREEGVFREAIIPNEEYFIFGMFEFKINPEHFAEGWRDAMEAIRDSPNTLMYFLSDGEYQWKAVMMFPSRAAESIWIHEFYKEHGKVVQNIRNSVVHNVMKFRTDPEILETLHGEEDRRDVRR
- a CDS encoding alpha/beta fold hydrolase produces the protein MTRYTHGEWTDEQSERTVTVDGHELTVAYWTDDGDDATDDPPVVFLHGIPTWSFLWRDVAPAVAAATGRRVVVPDMLGYGNSAMHDGFDRSVRAQEQMLADLLAQLGIDTCALVAHDIGGGAAVRYAAHEPDAVSSLVMSNAVCYDSWPVQFISDLGLPETAEQDHEEFVATLDGAFRQGLYDEADEAFVEGIAHPWDSEAGQVSLCRNAVATNTNHTTEIDYGAIDADLLCLWGADDVMQPLAYGERLAEDVGGEVVELDAYHWVVEDRPERYADEVSTFLN
- a CDS encoding long-chain-fatty-acid--CoA ligase, giving the protein MTNLVTGVAEAVERYPEQTAISFRGQEISYEGLWHRTGQLAQAFADAGVEPGDRVGVYLPNLPQFVLSYYGVLRAGGVVVPMNPQYKTREIGHMLSDSEATAVVALADLLPFVREVQDDTGVETVVAVGGDAEGATEFDEFLAADTLDTVDRADDDVAAQPYTSGTTGTPKGVLLTHENLGWMTRHAGDVMEEDYGPGDKLLGVLPLFHIYGMTVVMNAGLYNGATYYPLPEWDAETALSLIEDEGLTIMHGVPAMYNDVINQPDAADYDLSSLRFVNSGGASIPIEVIDRFEDIYGIQLNEGYGLTETSPITHANRPGARRKGSIGKPIPGVDAKIVDHDFEEMPRVEEGPVDEDEVDLDDVVGEVVVSGPNVMQGYHGRPEANEQAFTEAEGKTWFHTEDLGYWDEDNFFYVVDREKHMIVTGGYNVYPREVEELLFEHPDVADAAVVGIPDERRGETVKAFIVPTSAASGGSSDEGGESDGVPTPDAEATPEDITQYCLEHLAEYKHPREVEFVEELPRTTTGKVQKFELREGEQAE
- a CDS encoding ABC transporter ATP-binding protein yields the protein MSSDADTAAVTETGRESVVTVSDLQVSYGKVQALRGVDLTVTEGEIISVIGPNGAGKSTLANTISGFKEYDGSVEFRGAEVAGQNPDDLVSQGLIHCTESRDLFGFMDVADNLELGAYRRGDVAERKAFVYDLFPTLEERKSQHANTMSGGEQQMLAIGRALMGDPDLLVLDEPTLGLAPVILQDISEGIDQIQEAGVTVLLCEQNVTFAMNHADRIHLLENGEIVREGPPEELRDDDYIRESYLGG
- a CDS encoding ABC transporter ATP-binding protein, with the translated sequence MSAETDTADDAATDRAFGPEDGVLVLDEVTKRFGGLTAVQDLSFAVEENEILGFIGPNGAGKSTTFNCVTGRFPPTEGTIYYRGEDVTGTASHAMVKKGLARTFQEFRPLEDRTVVKNVALALTPDKLFSMQGLRGETKRRAIQICERVGLGDRTEMMPDELPHAGLLRLELGRALASDPDLLLVDEPFAGLSGPEVESVSDLLLELREEGLTLVVVDHNMRGLLELIDRAIVINFGSLLAEGTPEEIKNNPDVQEAYLGGDEI